A single Pseudomonas putida DNA region contains:
- the zigA gene encoding zinc metallochaperone GTPase ZigA, translated as MTVLTPSSTSTTAKLPVTVLSGFLGAGKTTLLNHILNNREGRRVAVIVNDMSEVNIDASLVREGGAELSRTDEKLVEMSNGCICCTLREDLLIEVERLAKDGRFDQLVIESTGISEPLPVAETFTFAGEDGKSLSDLARLDTMVTVVDAFNFLRDYSSRDSIQSRGESLGEEDTRTVVDLLIEQIEFCDVLVLNKTDLVNEEEREQLFGILKSLNPRAKIVTASFGKVALEEVLDTGLFDFDEATNAPGWLAELRGEHTPETEEYGIGSFVYRARRPFHPKRFHALISQEWPGVIRSKGYFWIATLPIFAFNWSQAGAVARHGRAGYWWAAVPKERWPTDPESIALINKNWAEGVGDARQELVLIGSGMDQEQITEMLDECLLTDAEMALTPEGWIKFDDPFEWE; from the coding sequence ATGACCGTGCTCACGCCATCATCAACATCAACCACCGCCAAGCTTCCAGTCACAGTTCTGTCTGGCTTCCTTGGCGCGGGAAAGACCACGCTGCTGAACCACATCCTTAACAACCGGGAAGGCCGTCGAGTGGCCGTAATCGTCAATGACATGTCAGAGGTCAATATTGACGCATCGCTGGTTCGGGAGGGTGGGGCTGAGCTGTCCAGGACTGATGAAAAGCTCGTTGAAATGAGCAATGGGTGCATTTGTTGCACGTTGCGCGAGGATCTGCTGATTGAGGTTGAGCGGCTTGCTAAAGATGGCAGGTTCGACCAACTGGTGATCGAGTCCACTGGTATCTCTGAGCCACTGCCAGTTGCCGAAACCTTCACGTTCGCGGGTGAAGATGGCAAAAGTTTGTCGGACCTGGCTCGCCTCGACACCATGGTCACAGTGGTCGATGCCTTCAATTTTCTGCGTGATTACTCTTCCCGGGACAGCATCCAGTCGCGTGGTGAGTCGCTGGGGGAAGAGGACACTCGAACAGTAGTCGACTTGCTGATCGAGCAGATCGAATTCTGTGATGTCCTCGTTCTGAACAAAACAGACCTGGTGAATGAGGAGGAGCGTGAGCAGCTATTCGGGATCCTCAAATCGCTGAATCCAAGGGCCAAGATTGTCACGGCATCTTTCGGCAAGGTTGCTCTGGAGGAAGTGCTGGATACGGGCCTTTTCGACTTCGATGAGGCGACCAATGCTCCAGGATGGCTCGCTGAACTCCGCGGCGAGCATACGCCAGAGACCGAAGAATATGGGATCGGTAGCTTCGTCTACCGCGCTCGCCGTCCTTTCCATCCTAAACGCTTCCATGCGCTGATTTCGCAGGAGTGGCCGGGCGTCATTCGCTCTAAAGGGTACTTTTGGATCGCAACGTTGCCGATCTTTGCTTTCAACTGGTCGCAGGCCGGAGCAGTGGCTCGTCATGGTAGGGCCGGCTACTGGTGGGCCGCGGTTCCCAAAGAACGTTGGCCAACAGATCCAGAGTCCATTGCTCTGATCAATAAAAACTGGGCTGAAGGGGTGGGTGACGCCAGGCAGGAGCTGGTGTTGATCGGTAGTGGCATGGATCAAGAGCAGATCACCGAAATGCTGGACGAATGTCTGCTTACAGATGCTGAAATGGCGCTCACGCCTGAAGGCTGGATCAAGTTTGATGATCCATTTGAGTGGGAATAA
- the dksA gene encoding RNA polymerase-binding protein DksA, giving the protein MTHDEILAQSEHDYMSDAQLKFFRELLLSQRDELQQRIDGEFQVLKAQEPSSDPSDIGTAEEQRGWNLRILEREKKLLDKMDEALERIAKGEYGWCEETGEPIGIKRLLARPTATLSFEAKERRELQERHQRSRRNL; this is encoded by the coding sequence ATGACCCATGATGAGATCCTTGCTCAATCTGAGCACGACTATATGAGCGACGCTCAGCTGAAATTTTTCCGCGAGCTTCTCCTGTCTCAGCGTGACGAGTTGCAGCAGAGAATTGATGGCGAGTTTCAGGTTTTGAAAGCTCAGGAGCCAAGCAGTGATCCGTCGGACATCGGTACCGCCGAGGAGCAACGTGGCTGGAACCTGCGGATACTGGAACGAGAGAAAAAGCTCCTGGATAAAATGGATGAGGCACTGGAAAGGATTGCGAAAGGTGAATACGGTTGGTGCGAAGAAACCGGGGAGCCTATTGGGATCAAGCGCCTTTTGGCCAGACCCACCGCGACATTGAGTTTCGAGGCTAAAGAAAGAAGGGAGCTACAGGAGCGTCACCAGCGATCCCGTCGTAACCTATAG
- a CDS encoding SDR family NAD(P)-dependent oxidoreductase, with translation MTSRSVAIVTGAGTGIGAATAKALRSDGWEVVICGRRLEPLQRVADETGAFPVVADVASTTDIDRLMEITLERFGSLQGLVLNAGIVRAGPVGQLSDQDWGDMVQTNLTGPFKLLRAAMPHLIAARGAIVGVASAAALRATGGIPGYNATKAGLNMLMQSVAIDYGPQGIRANAVCPGWIRTEMADEEMREYGADLVMNVEEAYSRATSFVPARRPANASEVAKVIAWLLSDCASYINAAVLPVDGGMIAGDPGSLALDPRVTFIQSTKG, from the coding sequence ATGACCAGTCGCTCAGTAGCAATCGTTACCGGCGCAGGTACGGGTATTGGAGCAGCAACCGCAAAGGCCCTCCGTTCGGACGGCTGGGAAGTCGTCATTTGTGGGCGGCGCCTTGAGCCTCTTCAGAGAGTGGCTGATGAAACAGGAGCCTTCCCCGTAGTCGCCGACGTGGCATCCACTACTGACATCGATCGCTTGATGGAAATAACACTGGAGAGATTTGGCTCTCTACAAGGGCTGGTGCTCAACGCCGGGATCGTTCGCGCCGGTCCTGTGGGGCAATTGTCTGACCAGGACTGGGGGGACATGGTCCAGACCAATCTGACCGGGCCGTTCAAGCTGCTACGTGCTGCGATGCCTCACCTCATCGCTGCCCGCGGTGCCATCGTTGGCGTAGCGTCAGCCGCTGCGTTGAGGGCAACGGGAGGAATTCCAGGCTATAACGCAACCAAAGCTGGCTTGAACATGCTGATGCAATCAGTAGCCATTGATTACGGTCCGCAGGGTATTCGTGCCAACGCCGTATGCCCGGGCTGGATCAGAACCGAAATGGCCGACGAGGAGATGCGCGAGTACGGCGCGGATCTTGTTATGAACGTTGAGGAAGCCTACTCGCGAGCCACCTCGTTTGTGCCCGCTCGCAGGCCAGCCAACGCCTCGGAAGTTGCAAAGGTCATTGCATGGCTGCTATCGGATTGCGCCTCTTACATCAACGCTGCTGTACTGCCTGTCGATGGTGGCATGATCGCAGGTGATCCTGGCTCTTTAGCACTCGACCCTAGAGTCACGTTCATCCAGTCCACGAAGGGCTAG
- a CDS encoding MoaF C-terminal domain-containing protein: MALASTQDFVPEAEWPSVSVMLDGFGKQTLPASAALVGTILQDASSEYVFKDQDLLTWSAGKGEQHQAGSANYKAIEARPGIFIIDFVRGESLAAENVTIILDQNTGSVTTGISRFVEVEGKIRATTDFTYANVNGEGTKHERTDELVGKRIFYRYSDIETYEHIYLNLGTFTWHCLRGGEVGLADTDQCKTWKVAEGLYIFFWTEKIMTVEAVLLVDLKEERSIGRMFGWDDTLNSTLVLPFNSRLSVMNTTHYPEDLSKG, translated from the coding sequence ATGGCTTTAGCATCTACCCAAGACTTCGTACCTGAAGCAGAGTGGCCGTCCGTATCCGTAATGCTGGACGGTTTCGGGAAGCAGACCCTCCCCGCCTCCGCTGCGTTGGTTGGCACGATTCTTCAGGACGCTTCCAGCGAGTACGTTTTCAAAGATCAAGACCTTTTGACCTGGTCTGCGGGGAAAGGTGAGCAGCACCAAGCCGGCTCCGCAAACTACAAAGCGATCGAAGCGCGACCCGGGATCTTCATCATCGATTTTGTCCGCGGTGAGAGCCTTGCCGCAGAGAACGTCACGATCATCCTTGATCAGAATACGGGCTCCGTCACGACGGGTATCTCTCGCTTCGTAGAGGTCGAGGGTAAAATCCGGGCAACTACCGACTTTACGTACGCGAACGTCAACGGCGAAGGCACGAAGCATGAGCGCACCGACGAATTGGTTGGTAAGCGAATCTTCTATCGCTACAGCGATATCGAGACCTACGAGCACATCTACCTGAACCTGGGCACCTTCACGTGGCATTGCCTGCGCGGCGGTGAGGTTGGCCTTGCAGACACGGATCAGTGCAAGACGTGGAAAGTCGCTGAAGGCCTCTACATCTTCTTCTGGACCGAGAAGATCATGACCGTCGAGGCAGTACTGCTAGTTGACCTCAAAGAGGAGCGGTCGATCGGCCGGATGTTCGGATGGGATGACACTCTCAACAGCACCCTCGTGCTGCCCTTCAACTCCCGCCTGAGCGTGATGAACACGACCCACTACCCCGAAGACCTCTCGAAAGGGTAA